A genomic region of Kribbella sp. NBC_00382 contains the following coding sequences:
- a CDS encoding trans-sulfuration enzyme family protein has product MTPDLDPSTVVPAGMTPDLDPSTVVVHAGRPARVPDAPLGESPVFSSTYIAGGNRGYGRFDNDAWAALETTLGALEGGRGLSFASGMAAAAAVCDLVPVGGRVVAPQHAYSGVLALLDQQAATGRLTVTRVSITDSAAVSAAVVGADMLWIESPTNPAMEVADIPLLAAAGRAAGATVVVDNTFATPLLQQPLSMGADIVMHSATKFIAGHSDVVLGAVVTASDSLWTALELRRRSLGAIPGPMEAFLALRGLRTLALRLEKAQSNAAFLAQRLLEHPRVSLVRYPGLADDPGHALAATQMSGFGAILAFEVGGDAAYAQKICESTTLWVHATSLGGVESMLERRRRWAIEVPTIPEDLIRLSVGIEHPADLWADLHQALS; this is encoded by the coding sequence CGGGTGCCGGATGCTCCGCTGGGTGAGTCGCCGGTGTTCAGCTCGACGTACATCGCGGGTGGGAACCGGGGGTACGGGCGCTTCGACAACGACGCGTGGGCCGCGCTCGAGACGACGCTCGGGGCGCTTGAGGGTGGGCGCGGGCTGAGCTTCGCTTCCGGTATGGCGGCTGCGGCTGCTGTTTGCGACCTGGTGCCGGTGGGTGGGCGGGTGGTTGCGCCGCAGCACGCGTATAGCGGAGTACTGGCTCTGCTGGATCAGCAGGCGGCTACTGGGCGGCTGACCGTCACGCGGGTGTCGATCACTGACTCTGCGGCGGTGTCGGCGGCTGTGGTCGGTGCGGACATGCTGTGGATCGAGTCGCCGACTAACCCGGCTATGGAGGTCGCGGACATTCCACTACTGGCCGCGGCGGGGCGTGCTGCGGGGGCGACGGTTGTAGTCGACAACACCTTCGCGACGCCGCTACTGCAGCAGCCGTTGTCGATGGGGGCCGACATCGTGATGCACTCGGCGACCAAGTTCATTGCTGGGCACTCGGACGTAGTACTGGGTGCTGTCGTCACTGCGTCCGATTCCCTCTGGACTGCTCTGGAGTTGCGGCGCCGGAGCCTGGGGGCGATCCCTGGTCCGATGGAGGCGTTCCTGGCTCTCCGTGGGCTCCGTACGCTCGCCCTGCGTCTTGAGAAGGCACAGTCCAATGCAGCCTTCCTGGCCCAGCGCCTGCTGGAACACCCCCGGGTAAGCCTCGTCCGCTACCCCGGCCTGGCCGACGACCCCGGCCACGCTCTCGCCGCGACCCAGATGTCCGGATTCGGCGCCATCCTCGCCTTCGAGGTGGGCGGCGATGCCGCCTACGCCCAGAAGATCTGCGAGAGCACCACCCTCTGGGTCCACGCCACCAGCCTCGGCGGCGTCGAATCCATGCTCGAACGCCGCCGCCGCTGGGCCATCGAGGTCCCCACCATCCCCGAAGACCTGATCCGCCTCTCAGTAGGAATCGAACACCCAGCTGACCTCTGGGCCGACTTGCACCAGGCACTCAGCTAG
- a CDS encoding MFS transporter, with translation MSVDTATAAPPRAARVATWIYFGLNGFSVGMWVVHIPNVEHATGISHSTLGLLLLILGGAAFIGMQVAGPLADRLGQRRLVPAAGVLLGISLFGPGLANSWWTLGLTLLAVGFGNGSIDVAMNSQAVVVERAYPRPIMAAFHAMWSIGGAFAALIGAAALKADVPTAVSLSVSGVVVIIVSLAAGRFLIEAPAEPEAAADEPERVAPPSKLVWKLGALAFALMLAEGVANDWAALQFRDVLGTSTSTAAYAYGAFAVAMTIGRFATDRVAAIVGPAAIVRYGALLAAIGLTTVIVVPWVPVALAGWALFGLGLSGGVPQLFTAAGNLDTRASGALMAKVVGLGYVGLLAGPALIGGLAHWMPLNIAFILPVALCAITVASASVMKR, from the coding sequence TTGAGCGTCGATACCGCCACTGCCGCGCCGCCGCGCGCGGCCCGGGTGGCCACGTGGATCTACTTCGGCCTGAACGGCTTCTCGGTCGGTATGTGGGTCGTGCACATCCCGAACGTCGAGCACGCGACCGGTATCTCGCACAGCACGCTCGGACTGTTGCTGCTCATCCTGGGTGGCGCGGCGTTCATCGGGATGCAGGTGGCGGGGCCACTGGCTGACCGGCTTGGTCAACGCCGGCTGGTGCCTGCTGCTGGCGTACTGCTGGGCATTTCGTTGTTCGGTCCGGGGCTGGCCAACAGTTGGTGGACGCTGGGGCTGACGTTGCTGGCGGTTGGATTCGGCAACGGGTCGATCGATGTCGCGATGAACTCGCAGGCGGTTGTCGTCGAGCGGGCGTACCCGCGGCCGATCATGGCTGCCTTCCATGCGATGTGGTCGATCGGTGGTGCGTTCGCGGCGCTGATCGGAGCGGCGGCGTTGAAGGCGGACGTACCGACTGCTGTGTCTTTGAGCGTGTCCGGGGTGGTCGTCATCATCGTTTCGCTCGCTGCCGGTCGCTTCCTGATCGAGGCGCCTGCCGAGCCGGAGGCCGCTGCCGATGAGCCGGAGCGGGTTGCTCCACCGAGCAAGCTGGTGTGGAAGCTTGGCGCGTTGGCGTTCGCGCTGATGCTTGCGGAAGGTGTTGCCAACGACTGGGCGGCACTGCAATTCAGAGACGTCCTCGGTACGTCGACCAGCACCGCGGCCTACGCGTACGGCGCCTTCGCCGTCGCCATGACCATCGGCCGCTTCGCCACGGACCGAGTCGCCGCAATCGTCGGCCCAGCAGCCATAGTCCGGTACGGCGCCCTGCTGGCCGCCATCGGTCTCACTACCGTCATCGTGGTCCCGTGGGTGCCGGTCGCCCTAGCCGGCTGGGCCCTCTTCGGCCTAGGCCTCTCCGGCGGCGTCCCCCAACTCTTCACCGCAGCAGGCAACCTCGACACCCGAGCCTCCGGAGCCCTGATGGCCAAGGTGGTCGGCCTCGGCTACGTAGGCCTCCTGGCCGGCCCCGCCCTAATCGGCGGCCTGGCTCACTGGATGCCGCTGAACATCGCCTTCATCCTCCCGGTCGCCCTCTGCGCCATCACCGTCGCCTCAGCCTCGGTAATGAAGCGCTGA
- a CDS encoding DeoR/GlpR family DNA-binding transcription regulator produces MKSTERQRVIVERLRVETRVGVAELVTATGASDMTVRRDLDYLAAQGVLKRVHGGAVAAMPTGIEPPFAARATAEVGSKQAIARAAVEHLKDGETIVLDSGTTALEVAKLLRDRAVTVMPLSLHVAQELIDAPRVRLLMPGGEPRPGELAMVGPLTLASLRALRFDVAVLSPCAFSLDAGMTAFDLGDAEVKQQAMAVATRSMVLADGAKWDRAALAYVCPADRPDLIITDSTAPEESRTLLAQRGVLVEVAHLEMTQPTVEGLS; encoded by the coding sequence GTGAAGAGTACGGAACGGCAGCGGGTCATCGTCGAGCGTCTCAGGGTCGAAACCCGGGTCGGCGTCGCCGAACTGGTGACCGCGACAGGCGCCTCGGACATGACGGTCCGGCGTGATCTCGACTACCTCGCGGCGCAGGGTGTGCTCAAGCGCGTCCACGGTGGCGCGGTCGCCGCGATGCCGACTGGGATCGAGCCGCCGTTCGCTGCGCGGGCGACCGCCGAGGTGGGGTCGAAGCAGGCGATCGCGCGGGCCGCGGTCGAGCACCTGAAGGACGGCGAGACGATCGTGCTGGACAGCGGTACGACGGCTCTCGAGGTCGCCAAGCTGCTCCGCGATCGCGCGGTCACGGTGATGCCGCTGTCGCTGCATGTCGCGCAGGAGCTCATCGATGCTCCGCGGGTGCGGCTCCTGATGCCGGGTGGCGAGCCGAGGCCGGGGGAGTTGGCGATGGTCGGGCCCCTCACGCTGGCTTCGCTGCGGGCCTTGCGGTTCGACGTGGCGGTGTTGAGCCCGTGCGCGTTCAGCCTGGATGCGGGGATGACCGCGTTCGACCTTGGGGATGCTGAGGTCAAGCAGCAGGCGATGGCGGTGGCCACGCGCTCGATGGTGCTGGCAGACGGCGCCAAGTGGGATCGCGCTGCGCTCGCGTATGTCTGCCCGGCCGACCGTCCCGACCTGATCATCACCGATTCCACCGCACCCGAGGAGTCCCGCACGTTGCTCGCGCAGCGCGGAGTACTGGTCGAGGTTGCCCACCTGGAAATGACACAGCCAACCGTAGAAGGGCTCTCTTGA
- a CDS encoding MFS transporter: MNELRKARYAVAAVFCVHGSVVGSFATRVPWIQDHASVSPGQLGLALAFPAVGASLAMPLAARITHRFGSRTALRGLIALFTLTFVLISLAPNLVTLCGALFVYGATAGMADVAMNALGVEVEQRMGRSILSGLHGMWSVGTLIGSGVGTLAAHLDVSAQLHHAVAAVVLTVAGTTACHWVLDLQPTEDEEAPPRFALPPKSAWLIGAVGFCAVFAEGASLDWSAVYLRDVLTTSAAVAAAATTGFALTMAAARIAGDAVVDRWGAVRTVRISGAVATLGGVLVVLAGHPLVAMAGFGLLGLGVAVVVPLAFAAAGRTGPNASQAIAGVATVTYTAGLIAPSIIGGIAQASNLTISFILVTLLATGIAVFSSVLRPAGVRDTHLDG; the protein is encoded by the coding sequence GTGAACGAGCTCCGCAAGGCCCGGTACGCCGTTGCCGCGGTCTTCTGTGTGCACGGCTCGGTGGTCGGATCGTTCGCGACCCGGGTGCCGTGGATCCAGGACCATGCGTCGGTGAGCCCCGGCCAGCTCGGTCTGGCGCTCGCCTTCCCGGCGGTCGGCGCCTCGCTGGCGATGCCGCTGGCGGCGCGGATCACCCACCGCTTCGGCAGCAGGACCGCCCTGCGCGGGCTGATCGCCCTCTTCACGCTCACCTTCGTCCTCATCTCGCTCGCGCCTAACCTGGTTACCCTGTGCGGCGCACTGTTCGTGTACGGGGCTACAGCGGGCATGGCCGACGTCGCGATGAACGCCCTGGGCGTCGAGGTCGAGCAGCGGATGGGCAGGTCGATCTTGTCCGGCCTGCACGGCATGTGGAGCGTGGGGACACTCATCGGCTCCGGGGTCGGCACACTGGCGGCCCACCTCGATGTGAGCGCCCAACTGCATCACGCGGTCGCTGCCGTAGTACTGACTGTCGCCGGTACTACGGCCTGCCACTGGGTGCTCGACCTGCAGCCGACCGAGGACGAGGAGGCGCCTCCACGCTTCGCCCTGCCGCCCAAGTCCGCGTGGTTGATCGGTGCGGTGGGCTTCTGCGCCGTCTTCGCCGAGGGCGCCAGCCTGGACTGGTCTGCGGTTTACCTGCGCGATGTGCTGACCACCTCGGCCGCTGTGGCCGCAGCAGCCACCACAGGCTTCGCATTGACGATGGCCGCGGCCCGGATCGCCGGTGACGCAGTGGTCGACCGCTGGGGCGCAGTACGGACCGTACGGATCAGCGGAGCCGTCGCCACGCTCGGCGGCGTACTAGTGGTGCTGGCCGGCCATCCACTGGTAGCTATGGCCGGCTTTGGCCTGCTGGGGCTGGGGGTAGCGGTGGTGGTGCCGCTGGCCTTCGCCGCAGCCGGTCGTACCGGCCCCAACGCCAGTCAGGCGATCGCCGGAGTCGCCACGGTCACCTACACCGCGGGCCTGATCGCTCCGTCGATCATTGGCGGCATAGCCCAAGCCAGCAACCTCACCATCTCCTTCATCCTGGTGACGCTGCTCGCAACGGGTATCGCGGTCTTCTCCTCCGTCCTACGGCCTGCCGGCGTGCGGGACACTCACCTCGACGGTTGA
- a CDS encoding SMP-30/gluconolactonase/LRE family protein: MTKLLVDGLGYGESARWHDGRLWLANWGTGEVLAIDADGVREVVVTVPKDTIPFSIDWTPGGTLLVIAGTTLFQHKDDNLVPYADLRGLADMFNEIVVDSRGNVFVNGGWFDFSQPGVVVVVTPDGQARQVADGIRFANGMAITPDDSTLIVAESHAGQLAGFDIAVDGSLSSRRVWADLPDGHPDGICLDAEGAAWYADVPAQRCVRVRERGEVLETVDLDRGAFSCMLGGPDGTTLYMLSAQWRGFEHMLSPERTGLVSTVEVSVPHAGRP, translated from the coding sequence ATGACAAAGCTTCTGGTGGACGGGCTCGGGTACGGCGAATCGGCGCGCTGGCACGACGGGCGGCTGTGGCTGGCGAACTGGGGGACCGGCGAGGTGCTCGCCATCGACGCGGACGGCGTGCGTGAGGTAGTCGTCACCGTGCCAAAGGACACGATCCCGTTCTCGATCGACTGGACGCCCGGCGGCACGCTGCTCGTGATCGCCGGCACGACGCTGTTCCAGCACAAGGACGACAACCTGGTCCCGTACGCCGACCTGCGCGGGCTGGCCGACATGTTCAACGAGATCGTGGTCGACAGCCGTGGCAACGTCTTCGTCAACGGCGGCTGGTTCGACTTCAGCCAGCCCGGCGTGGTCGTCGTCGTGACGCCCGACGGGCAGGCCCGGCAAGTTGCCGACGGCATCAGGTTCGCCAACGGCATGGCGATCACGCCCGACGACTCGACGCTGATCGTCGCCGAGTCGCACGCAGGCCAGCTGGCCGGCTTCGACATCGCAGTCGACGGCAGCCTGTCCAGCCGCCGCGTCTGGGCCGACCTCCCCGACGGTCACCCCGACGGCATCTGCCTCGATGCCGAAGGCGCTGCCTGGTACGCCGATGTGCCCGCCCAACGATGCGTCCGCGTGCGGGAGCGCGGCGAGGTGCTCGAGACGGTCGACCTCGACCGAGGCGCCTTCTCCTGCATGCTCGGTGGGCCCGACGGCACCACGCTGTACATGCTCAGCGCCCAGTGGCGCGGCTTCGAGCACATGCTGAGTCCGGAGCGCACCGGACTGGTCTCAACCGTCGAGGTGAGTGTCCCGCACGCCGGCAGGCCGTAG
- a CDS encoding class I SAM-dependent methyltransferase — protein sequence MELDWGLGQYEPTGEALLPISEVVVAMSEPLAGKRVVDLGTGTGNAALLAAERGAVVTGVDPAARLVEVARKRAAERGLQAEFIAGDAASIPVEDGTAELLLSIFAVIFAPDADAAIAEMTRVTAPDGLIRLTSWVPGGSMMAINNTAGKFMAEVFGAPKPADPAAPKPLAWHDEAALRDAFGKYGFGVEVEVRSMNLTGTSAEEYLEKSAQHPMAVSAAQALASRPDGAELRAELDGRLLAAVQEINEDPAAFKVSNEYAIVTARRS from the coding sequence GTGGAGCTCGACTGGGGTTTGGGGCAGTACGAGCCGACGGGGGAGGCGTTGCTGCCGATCTCTGAGGTTGTGGTGGCGATGTCTGAGCCGCTGGCGGGCAAGCGGGTCGTCGACCTGGGGACCGGGACGGGCAACGCGGCGCTGCTGGCTGCCGAGCGTGGCGCGGTGGTGACGGGAGTCGACCCGGCCGCTCGATTGGTGGAGGTCGCTCGGAAGCGTGCTGCCGAGCGCGGGTTGCAGGCTGAGTTCATCGCCGGCGATGCTGCTTCGATCCCAGTGGAGGACGGTACTGCGGAGCTGCTGTTGTCGATCTTCGCGGTGATCTTCGCGCCGGACGCCGACGCGGCGATCGCCGAGATGACCCGGGTGACGGCGCCCGATGGGCTGATCCGGCTGACCTCGTGGGTCCCCGGCGGCTCGATGATGGCGATCAACAACACCGCCGGCAAGTTCATGGCCGAGGTCTTCGGTGCCCCCAAGCCTGCTGACCCGGCCGCGCCCAAGCCGCTTGCCTGGCACGACGAGGCGGCTTTGCGAGACGCCTTCGGCAAGTACGGGTTCGGGGTTGAGGTCGAGGTGCGCTCGATGAACCTCACCGGGACGTCGGCCGAGGAGTACTTGGAGAAGTCGGCGCAGCACCCGATGGCAGTGAGTGCGGCGCAGGCGTTGGCCTCGCGCCCCGACGGCGCGGAGTTGCGGGCCGAGCTCGACGGGCGCCTGCTGGCCGCAGTACAAGAGATCAATGAGGACCCGGCGGCCTTCAAGGTCTCCAACGAGTACGCGATCGTGACAGCCAGGCGCAGTTGA
- a CDS encoding MerR family transcriptional regulator: MNIGEFARLGGVTTRMLRHYDALGLLVPAHVDPHTARRSYDLAQLPTLHRLLALKGLGIRLDELGPLLSEGVDPAELHGMLRLREAELERQVRQQRHTLDRVKARLRLIEQEPPMPVETKHVEPITLAALSADAPDASRQQTGAVVQSLFEQVIDQMETGGADRTTPIARYQPSAEAPTVHVIAGYALAGNEIPGLHDHVLPAAEVAAVVHRGPMNTISSAYQELAQWAESTGRTPTTLTWREYYLEAAGDDQSDWIVEVQLEL, translated from the coding sequence ATGAACATCGGAGAATTCGCCCGCCTCGGCGGTGTCACCACCCGCATGCTGCGGCACTACGACGCCCTCGGCCTGCTCGTCCCCGCCCACGTCGACCCGCACACCGCCCGCCGTTCGTACGACCTGGCGCAGCTGCCAACACTCCACCGCCTGCTGGCCCTCAAAGGTCTCGGCATCCGGCTGGACGAGCTGGGCCCGCTGCTGTCAGAGGGCGTCGACCCAGCGGAACTGCACGGCATGCTCCGCCTCCGCGAGGCCGAGCTGGAACGCCAGGTACGCCAGCAGCGGCACACGCTCGACCGGGTGAAGGCGAGACTCCGACTGATCGAGCAGGAGCCCCCGATGCCCGTCGAAACCAAACACGTCGAACCCATCACCCTCGCCGCCCTCTCAGCAGACGCCCCAGACGCCAGCCGCCAACAAACAGGCGCCGTCGTCCAATCGCTGTTCGAGCAGGTCATCGACCAGATGGAGACTGGCGGCGCCGACCGTACGACACCGATAGCTCGCTACCAGCCGTCCGCTGAAGCCCCCACCGTCCATGTCATTGCCGGCTACGCACTAGCGGGCAATGAGATCCCCGGGCTGCACGACCACGTGCTGCCCGCCGCCGAGGTAGCGGCAGTCGTCCACCGCGGACCGATGAACACCATCTCCAGCGCGTACCAGGAGCTCGCCCAGTGGGCTGAATCCACCGGGCGAACTCCCACGACACTCACCTGGCGCGAGTACTACCTTGAGGCCGCCGGCGACGACCAGAGCGACTGGATCGTCGAAGTACAACTGGAACTCTGA
- a CDS encoding sugar phosphate isomerase/epimerase family protein, translating to MPRPITLFTGQWADLPFEEVCSLASSWGYDGVEIACSGDHFDVQQAIDDENYIAGRHEILKRHGLQVFAISNHLVGQAICDDPIDFRHQAILPSRVWGDGDPEGVRQRAAEDMKNTARAAAKLGVKTVIGFTGSSIWQYVAMFPPVPAERIEAGYKDFADRWNPILDVFDEVGVRFAHEVHPSEIAYDYWTTTLTLEAIGHREAFGLNWDPSHMVWQDIDPAAFLWDFKDRIYHVDCKDTRMRVGGGRNGRLGSHLPWGDPRRGWDFYSTGHGDVNWEDCFRVLNSIGYEGPISVEWEDAGMERKVGAAEAVNTIRALAFDKPEGSFDDAFATDK from the coding sequence ATGCCACGCCCGATCACCCTGTTCACCGGTCAGTGGGCCGACCTGCCCTTCGAGGAGGTCTGCAGTCTCGCGTCCTCCTGGGGATACGACGGTGTCGAGATCGCCTGCTCCGGCGACCACTTCGACGTCCAGCAAGCGATCGACGACGAGAACTACATCGCCGGCCGGCACGAGATCCTGAAGCGGCACGGTCTTCAGGTCTTCGCGATCTCCAACCACCTGGTGGGGCAGGCGATCTGCGACGACCCGATCGACTTCCGGCACCAGGCGATCCTGCCGTCGCGGGTGTGGGGCGACGGCGATCCCGAGGGCGTCCGGCAGCGGGCGGCCGAGGACATGAAGAACACCGCTCGCGCCGCGGCCAAGCTCGGCGTGAAGACGGTGATCGGCTTCACCGGGTCGTCGATCTGGCAGTACGTGGCGATGTTCCCGCCGGTACCGGCCGAGCGGATCGAAGCCGGGTACAAGGACTTCGCCGACCGGTGGAACCCGATCCTCGACGTGTTCGACGAGGTCGGCGTGCGGTTCGCGCACGAGGTGCACCCGTCGGAGATCGCCTACGACTACTGGACCACGACGCTGACGCTCGAAGCGATCGGGCACCGCGAGGCGTTCGGGCTGAACTGGGACCCGAGCCACATGGTCTGGCAGGACATCGACCCGGCCGCGTTCCTGTGGGATTTCAAGGACCGGATCTACCACGTCGATTGCAAGGACACCCGGATGCGGGTCGGCGGCGGGCGCAACGGACGGCTCGGTTCGCACCTGCCGTGGGGCGACCCGCGGCGCGGCTGGGACTTCTACTCGACCGGCCACGGTGACGTGAACTGGGAGGACTGCTTCCGCGTCCTCAACTCGATCGGCTACGAGGGCCCGATCTCGGTCGAGTGGGAAGACGCCGGGATGGAGCGCAAGGTCGGCGCCGCCGAGGCCGTCAACACCATCCGCGCGCTGGCCTTCGACAAGCCCGAAGGCTCCTTCGACGACGCCTTCGCCACCGACAAGTAG
- a CDS encoding Gfo/Idh/MocA family protein, translating into MSTTARKLKVGIVGGGFMGRVHGRSALVAGAQIVGAVGSSPERAEAAAEASGAERGFATLDELLAADIDLVHVCTPNNTHLPVTLQALEAGKHVICEKPLATSAKDATGLLAAALEAGRVATVPFVYRYHPMVRELRTRIAEGEAGQITSLHGSYLQDWLAGENDQNWRVDDTAGGPSRAFADIGSHWCDLTEFVTGDRIADVSAQTRTIRANRGGVEVRTEDLATAQFRTAAGVVGTVVVSQVAAGRKNRLYLEVSGTESSFGFDQEDPDRLWVGRRAASQLLTRDPDTLSPPAARINRLPAGHAQGYQDAFDSFVADTYAAALDGDQPDGLPDFAAGARSAHLVDAVLRSAAADGAWITVEN; encoded by the coding sequence ATGTCCACCACAGCGCGCAAGCTCAAGGTCGGGATCGTCGGTGGCGGCTTCATGGGCCGCGTGCACGGCCGGTCCGCGCTGGTCGCGGGCGCCCAGATCGTCGGTGCGGTCGGGTCCAGTCCCGAGCGGGCGGAGGCTGCGGCCGAGGCGTCCGGCGCCGAGCGAGGCTTCGCGACGCTCGACGAACTGCTTGCCGCCGACATCGATCTCGTCCACGTCTGTACGCCGAACAACACGCACCTGCCGGTCACCTTGCAAGCGCTCGAAGCGGGCAAGCACGTGATCTGCGAGAAGCCATTGGCGACATCTGCCAAGGACGCGACAGGCCTGCTCGCCGCCGCATTGGAGGCTGGCCGCGTCGCCACGGTGCCGTTCGTCTACCGGTACCACCCGATGGTGCGCGAGCTGCGGACCAGGATCGCCGAGGGTGAGGCCGGCCAGATCACCAGCCTGCACGGGAGTTACCTGCAGGACTGGCTCGCGGGGGAGAACGATCAGAACTGGCGGGTGGACGACACCGCGGGCGGTCCGTCTCGGGCGTTCGCTGACATCGGCTCGCACTGGTGTGACCTGACCGAGTTCGTCACCGGTGACCGGATCGCCGACGTCAGCGCGCAGACCCGCACGATTCGCGCGAATCGCGGCGGGGTGGAAGTACGGACCGAAGATCTGGCGACCGCGCAGTTCCGTACTGCGGCCGGTGTCGTCGGGACGGTCGTCGTCAGCCAGGTCGCGGCCGGTCGCAAGAACCGGCTGTATCTGGAGGTTTCCGGGACCGAGTCGAGCTTCGGCTTCGACCAGGAGGATCCGGATCGGCTGTGGGTCGGGCGACGTGCGGCGAGTCAGCTGCTGACCCGCGATCCGGACACCCTCAGCCCGCCCGCCGCGCGGATCAATCGGCTGCCTGCCGGCCATGCGCAGGGCTACCAGGACGCCTTCGATTCCTTTGTCGCCGACACCTACGCGGCTGCGCTGGACGGCGACCAACCGGACGGCCTGCCGGACTTCGCGGCCGGTGCCCGCTCTGCCCATCTCGTCGACGCCGTACTCCGATCCGCTGCCGCGGACGGCGCCTGGATCACTGTCGAAAACTGA
- a CDS encoding ROK family transcriptional regulator has protein sequence MREFGPAHGVLRLLLDGQPRTRAELIDLSGLGRSTVTVRLEELLAAGFVVPSGEAASSGGRPPARFAFNPSARLVLAADVGATHLSVALTDLSGTVLGSTTAALNIAEGPETVLAALTTTGRALLEDARRSDADLAGIGVGLPGPVEHATGRPNHPPIMPGWDSYDVVGRLTNEFGSPVLVDNDVNLMALGEHAAQYSDVEHLLFVKVATGIGAGLVTGGQLHRGAQGAAGDIGHIQSPGHTELCRCGNTGCLEAVASGAAIATQLRAAGLDATSSQDVVELVRAGNTTATHSVRQAGREIGTVLAACVSLINPSVLVIGGSLAQAGDHLLAGIREAIYARSLPLATTELKVVPSRIGQQAAVQGAAAMVLQHTLGF, from the coding sequence ATGCGCGAGTTCGGTCCCGCCCACGGGGTACTGCGGCTGCTGCTCGACGGGCAGCCGCGGACCCGCGCCGAGCTGATCGACCTGAGCGGACTCGGGCGATCGACAGTCACCGTCCGGCTCGAGGAGCTGCTGGCGGCCGGCTTCGTCGTACCGTCCGGCGAAGCGGCATCGAGCGGTGGCCGGCCGCCGGCCAGGTTCGCGTTCAACCCGTCGGCACGGTTGGTGCTGGCGGCTGATGTCGGTGCGACTCACCTCTCAGTGGCGCTGACCGATCTCAGCGGCACCGTCCTCGGCAGCACCACCGCTGCCCTCAACATCGCCGAAGGCCCCGAGACAGTCCTCGCCGCCCTCACCACCACCGGTCGCGCGCTACTCGAGGACGCCAGGCGCTCAGATGCAGACCTGGCCGGCATCGGCGTCGGATTGCCCGGCCCGGTCGAGCACGCCACCGGCCGCCCGAACCACCCGCCGATCATGCCCGGCTGGGATTCGTACGACGTCGTCGGCCGGCTCACGAACGAATTCGGTTCCCCTGTCCTGGTCGACAACGACGTCAACCTGATGGCCCTCGGCGAGCATGCAGCCCAGTACTCCGACGTCGAACACCTGCTGTTCGTGAAGGTCGCCACCGGCATCGGCGCCGGCCTTGTCACGGGCGGCCAACTGCACCGCGGTGCCCAAGGCGCGGCCGGCGACATCGGCCACATCCAGTCCCCCGGCCACACCGAGCTCTGCCGCTGCGGCAACACCGGCTGCCTGGAAGCGGTCGCCTCCGGCGCAGCCATAGCCACCCAGCTACGAGCCGCGGGCCTCGACGCGACCAGCAGCCAGGACGTTGTCGAACTGGTCCGCGCCGGCAACACAACCGCCACCCATTCGGTCCGCCAAGCCGGCCGCGAGATCGGCACCGTACTGGCCGCCTGCGTCAGCCTCATCAACCCATCGGTCCTGGTGATCGGCGGCTCCCTCGCCCAAGCCGGCGACCACCTCCTGGCCGGCATCCGCGAAGCCATCTACGCCAGATCCTTGCCCTTGGCCACCACCGAACTGAAGGTCGTCCCCTCCCGCATCGGCCAACAAGCAGCAGTCCAAGGCGCAGCCGCAATGGTCCTTCAGCACACCCTAGGGTTCTAG